Proteins encoded together in one Dechloromonas sp. HYN0024 window:
- a CDS encoding RND family transporter produces MVAKTRHAITHALHQGEEWIFRNPKIVLSLVLLVTCLFGMALPSLRVFTDFADLLPQNHGYIKVYNRLKENFGGANMIVMSVEVDKGTIFNDETLKLIHEATQGVDNLPSVNHNLVSSLTHRTARKVFLDDQGGFASESYYDPLKPTRTVAELEQLKNDVIANPTIYGLLVSPDMKAALIKAQMNEGSIDYPATFAALQQVRETLAKPGHKIYVTGNPVLTGWVYTYLNQIVEIMMWTLLLLSALLILYFRRFYGVALPLLGIALSSIWGLGFMAAMGINLEPLSLPIPFLIAARATSHGVQLVVRYYEELAIVHDGKKAARNALDALFRPGSLAIIVDAVGIAVLMLGAAPFNFKLGLAAGFWGFSVIFTVHFMVPLALTILPAPKNHHNGNEGIRAFLGKAMALTGGTDGGARSILILTLIGAIGGTYFVSKVQLGESEPGSPLLHLSHDYNVSTKAINTRFPGSEELHVAARVEEKGGIKRPEVMAAIERFQAHMLSDPTLGGTKAMPGVLRVVNKLTHNDDPRWMQLPDTADEIGGLMFAYMASSPIPGALKEFVTSDENEANMVFYYKDHQAETINRIVALAEEGIKQIEKDVPGLHIELGGGIIGVTAAGNQALHTDHMIIIPAVMLLAFFIVMVYYSSLHAGWLMILPMLFSTLMTYAYMGALNIGISVNTVPVIAVGVGVGIDYAVYFMDRIREEYAVMRDMKKAVITAVATTGYAVSFTAVTLIAGVVMWIFMSDLRFQSDAAILLSFMLIVNAIAAVLIVPSWCVVFKPKFVTAVHYDEDGVLEND; encoded by the coding sequence ATGGTTGCAAAAACACGTCACGCCATTACCCACGCCCTGCATCAGGGCGAGGAATGGATTTTCCGTAATCCCAAGATCGTGCTGTCGCTGGTTCTGCTCGTCACCTGCCTGTTCGGCATGGCCCTACCCAGCCTGCGCGTCTTCACGGATTTTGCCGATCTGCTGCCGCAGAATCACGGCTACATCAAGGTCTACAACCGTCTGAAGGAGAACTTCGGCGGCGCCAACATGATCGTCATGTCGGTCGAAGTCGACAAGGGCACCATCTTCAACGATGAAACCCTCAAGCTGATTCACGAAGCGACCCAGGGCGTGGACAATCTGCCCAGCGTTAACCACAACCTGGTCAGCAGCCTGACGCACCGCACGGCGCGCAAGGTCTTCCTCGATGACCAGGGCGGCTTCGCGTCCGAGTCCTACTACGACCCGCTCAAGCCGACCCGTACCGTAGCCGAACTCGAGCAGTTGAAGAACGACGTCATCGCCAACCCGACCATCTACGGCCTGCTCGTTTCGCCGGATATGAAGGCGGCGCTGATCAAGGCCCAGATGAACGAGGGCTCGATCGACTATCCGGCGACTTTCGCCGCCCTGCAGCAGGTGCGCGAGACCCTGGCCAAGCCGGGGCACAAGATTTATGTGACCGGTAACCCGGTGCTCACCGGCTGGGTCTATACCTATCTCAACCAGATCGTCGAGATTATGATGTGGACGCTGCTCCTGCTGTCCGCCCTCCTGATTCTCTACTTCCGACGTTTTTACGGTGTGGCGTTGCCGCTGCTCGGCATTGCGCTGTCGTCAATCTGGGGCCTTGGCTTCATGGCGGCGATGGGCATCAACCTCGAGCCGCTTTCCCTGCCGATTCCCTTCCTGATTGCCGCCCGTGCCACGTCACATGGTGTGCAGCTGGTGGTGCGTTATTACGAGGAACTGGCCATTGTCCATGACGGCAAGAAGGCCGCCCGCAATGCGCTCGATGCCTTGTTCCGTCCCGGTTCGCTGGCCATCATCGTCGATGCGGTTGGTATTGCCGTCCTCATGCTCGGTGCCGCGCCCTTCAACTTCAAGCTCGGCCTGGCTGCTGGTTTCTGGGGTTTCTCGGTGATCTTCACGGTGCACTTCATGGTCCCGCTGGCCCTGACCATCCTGCCGGCGCCGAAGAACCACCACAACGGTAACGAAGGCATCCGTGCCTTCCTCGGCAAGGCCATGGCCCTGACCGGCGGTACCGATGGTGGCGCCCGCTCCATCCTGATCCTGACCCTGATCGGCGCCATTGGTGGCACCTACTTCGTGAGCAAGGTGCAACTTGGTGAATCCGAGCCGGGCTCGCCGCTGCTGCACCTGAGCCACGACTACAACGTATCGACCAAGGCAATCAACACGCGCTTCCCGGGTTCCGAGGAACTGCACGTCGCGGCACGGGTTGAGGAGAAGGGCGGCATCAAGCGTCCGGAAGTCATGGCCGCCATCGAGCGTTTCCAGGCCCACATGCTGTCCGACCCGACGCTGGGTGGCACCAAGGCCATGCCGGGCGTTCTGCGCGTGGTCAACAAGCTGACCCACAACGACGATCCGCGCTGGATGCAATTGCCTGACACGGCCGACGAAATCGGCGGTCTGATGTTCGCCTACATGGCCTCCAGCCCGATTCCCGGTGCCTTGAAGGAATTCGTTACTTCCGACGAAAACGAAGCCAACATGGTCTTCTACTACAAGGACCACCAGGCCGAGACGATCAACCGCATCGTCGCCCTGGCTGAAGAAGGCATCAAGCAGATCGAGAAGGACGTCCCCGGTCTGCACATCGAACTCGGAGGCGGCATCATCGGCGTCACGGCGGCCGGCAACCAGGCCCTGCATACCGACCACATGATCATCATCCCGGCGGTCATGCTGCTCGCCTTCTTTATCGTCATGGTCTATTACAGCTCGCTGCACGCCGGCTGGCTGATGATCCTGCCGATGCTGTTCTCGACGCTGATGACCTACGCCTACATGGGTGCCCTGAACATTGGGATCAGCGTGAACACCGTGCCGGTCATCGCCGTCGGCGTCGGGGTCGGTATCGACTACGCCGTCTATTTCATGGACCGCATCCGCGAGGAGTACGCCGTGATGCGCGACATGAAGAAGGCCGTCATCACCGCTGTCGCCACCACCGGTTACGCCGTCAGCTTCACGGCGGTGACGCTGATCGCCGGTGTCGTCATGTGGATCTTCATGTCCGACCTGCGCTTCCAGTCGGACGCCGCGATCCTTCTTTCTTTCATGCTCATCGTCAACGCGATCGCTGCCGTACTGATCGTGCCGTCATGGTGCGTCGTCTTCAAACCCAAGTTTGTGACGGCCGTGCATTACGACGAAGACGGTGTTCTGGAAAACGATTAA
- a CDS encoding YCF48-related protein: MKKISWLPLGATIACGALTACSQGPDMSGIAAERLRPVQRYDISQAMASNGKVIVAGTQSGAVLVSEDQGKSWKRTVLGNTSLVDMTVCGDQGFVAIDHYHKVWSADADGTNWKSVPLEMPRTPLAVTCDKQGGWWVAGVNSVISGSADRGATWKTTDLGEDTQITTIQFLDEKNGIALGEFGLTVMTEDGGATWKKGPKMPGEFYPYASLFASRSEGWVAGVAGQMLHTTDGGKTWSKQVNTTRAALNRLFMHEGKPFGVGAGGVIAQLEGNSWRAVPYTDAVPVFLGGGASLPGQSAIVIGGPGGLLRAVSTHAKQ, translated from the coding sequence GTGAAGAAAATATCGTGGCTGCCGCTGGGCGCCACCATTGCGTGCGGGGCGCTTACTGCCTGCTCGCAAGGCCCGGACATGTCTGGGATTGCCGCCGAGCGTTTGCGCCCGGTGCAGCGCTATGACATCAGTCAGGCGATGGCGAGCAATGGCAAGGTCATTGTCGCCGGCACCCAAAGTGGTGCTGTGCTGGTCTCTGAAGATCAGGGCAAGAGCTGGAAACGGACGGTGCTTGGCAATACCTCGCTGGTCGACATGACGGTCTGCGGCGATCAGGGCTTTGTCGCCATCGATCACTATCACAAGGTCTGGTCGGCCGATGCCGATGGCACCAACTGGAAGTCGGTTCCCCTCGAAATGCCGCGTACGCCGCTGGCGGTGACCTGCGACAAGCAGGGTGGCTGGTGGGTGGCGGGCGTCAATTCGGTGATCTCCGGCAGTGCGGATCGTGGCGCCACCTGGAAGACCACCGATCTGGGCGAAGACACCCAGATCACGACGATCCAGTTTCTGGATGAGAAAAATGGCATCGCCCTCGGTGAATTCGGCCTGACGGTGATGACCGAGGACGGCGGTGCGACCTGGAAGAAGGGTCCCAAGATGCCGGGCGAGTTCTATCCCTACGCATCCCTGTTTGCTTCGCGCAGCGAAGGCTGGGTGGCCGGTGTGGCTGGCCAGATGCTGCACACCACCGATGGCGGCAAGACCTGGAGCAAGCAGGTCAATACCACGCGCGCCGCGCTCAATCGGCTGTTCATGCATGAAGGCAAGCCCTTCGGCGTCGGTGCCGGTGGCGTCATTGCCCAGCTTGAAGGCAACAGCTGGCGCGCCGTGCCCTATACCGACGCGGTGCCGGTCTTCCTGGGTGGCGGCGCTTCCCTGCCCGGCCAGTCGGCCATCGTGATCGGCGGCCCCGGCGGGCTGCTCCGTGCGGTCAGCACGCACGCCAAACAATAA
- a CDS encoding 2-hydroxymuconate tautomerase: MPFAQIYMVEGRTDEQKKAVIEKVTAALVEAVGAPIENVRVWIHDVPKAQWGIAGKTAKELGR; this comes from the coding sequence ATGCCGTTCGCACAAATTTACATGGTTGAAGGCCGGACCGACGAACAGAAGAAAGCCGTCATCGAGAAGGTGACCGCGGCGCTGGTCGAAGCGGTTGGTGCACCCATCGAAAACGTTCGCGTGTGGATTCACGATGTGCCGAAAGCCCAGTGGGGTATTGCCGGCAAGACAGCCAAGGAACTCGGACGCTGA
- the dmpH gene encoding 2-oxo-3-hexenedioate decarboxylase: MKLNQQTIAQLAELLENAELQAHDVVKITDAHPEMDWDDAYAIQAEILRRKLARGNKVVGLKAGLTSHAKMKQMGVETPCFGFLVDYFSVADGGEIKIDQLIHPKVEPEIVFVLKKALKGPGCHIGAVLAATDFIMPGIEIIDSRYRDFKFDLKSVIADNCSSSRFVLGGQMTPVAGLDLRTLGVVMEKNGEPVAIGAGAAVLGHPAAAIAMLANHLGARGEEIPAGTMILSGGVTEAVAVKAGDHVNLRIQALGGVSCRFI, encoded by the coding sequence ATGAAACTGAACCAACAAACCATCGCCCAGCTCGCCGAGCTGCTCGAAAATGCCGAACTGCAGGCCCATGACGTCGTCAAGATTACCGATGCCCATCCCGAGATGGACTGGGATGACGCCTACGCCATCCAGGCCGAAATCCTGCGTCGCAAGCTGGCTCGTGGCAACAAGGTCGTTGGCCTCAAGGCCGGCCTGACCTCGCATGCCAAGATGAAGCAAATGGGCGTCGAGACCCCGTGTTTCGGCTTCCTGGTCGATTACTTCAGCGTCGCCGATGGTGGCGAAATCAAGATTGATCAATTGATCCACCCCAAGGTCGAGCCGGAAATCGTGTTCGTCCTCAAGAAGGCGCTCAAGGGCCCCGGTTGCCATATTGGTGCCGTCCTTGCTGCTACCGATTTCATCATGCCGGGCATCGAGATCATCGATTCGCGCTACCGCGACTTCAAGTTCGATCTCAAGAGCGTCATCGCCGACAACTGCTCGTCGTCGCGTTTTGTCCTCGGCGGCCAGATGACCCCGGTGGCCGGTCTCGATTTGCGCACTCTGGGTGTGGTCATGGAGAAGAACGGTGAGCCGGTTGCCATCGGTGCCGGCGCTGCCGTGCTCGGTCACCCGGCGGCTGCCATCGCCATGCTGGCCAATCATCTTGGCGCCCGCGGCGAGGAAATCCCGGCCGGCACGATGATCCTCTCTGGTGGTGTCACCGAGGCTGTGGCGGTCAAGGCCGGCGATCACGTCAATCTGCGCATTCAGGCGCTGGGCGGCGTCAGCTGCCGTTTCATCTAA
- the dmpG gene encoding 4-hydroxy-2-oxovalerate aldolase, translating into MTLRGKKITVHDMTLRDGMHPKRHLMTLDQMVSIATGLDEAGIPLIEVTHGDGLGGSSVNYGFPAHTDEEYLGTVIPKMKKAKVSALLLPGIGTVDHLKMARDLGVNTIRVATHCTEADVSEQHITMARKLEMDTVGFLMMAHMNSAEGLVTQAKLMEGYGANCIYVTDSAGHLLPEGVKERLGAVRAALKPETELGFHGHHNLAMGVANSIAAIEVGANRIDAAAAGLGAGAGNTPMEVLIAVCSLMGIETGVDVAKITDVAEDLVVPMMDFPIRIDRDALTLGYAGVYGSFLLFAKRASVKYGVPARDILVELGRRGMVGGQEDMIEDTAMSMARERGLLK; encoded by the coding sequence ATGACCCTACGCGGCAAGAAAATTACCGTCCATGACATGACCCTGCGCGATGGCATGCATCCCAAGCGTCACCTCATGACGCTGGACCAGATGGTCAGCATCGCCACCGGCCTCGACGAAGCCGGCATTCCGCTCATCGAAGTCACCCACGGTGACGGCCTCGGTGGTTCCTCGGTCAACTACGGCTTCCCGGCCCATACCGATGAGGAATACCTCGGCACCGTCATCCCCAAGATGAAGAAGGCCAAGGTCTCGGCCCTGCTCCTGCCCGGCATCGGCACGGTCGATCACCTCAAGATGGCGCGTGACCTGGGTGTGAACACCATCCGCGTCGCCACCCACTGTACCGAGGCAGACGTCTCCGAGCAGCACATCACCATGGCGCGCAAGCTCGAGATGGACACCGTCGGCTTCCTGATGATGGCCCACATGAACAGTGCCGAAGGTCTGGTCACCCAGGCCAAGCTGATGGAAGGCTACGGCGCCAACTGTATCTACGTTACCGATTCGGCCGGCCATCTGCTGCCGGAAGGCGTCAAGGAACGCCTCGGCGCCGTGCGTGCGGCGCTCAAGCCGGAAACCGAACTCGGCTTCCACGGCCACCACAACCTGGCCATGGGTGTCGCCAACTCCATCGCCGCCATTGAAGTCGGGGCCAACCGCATTGACGCCGCCGCCGCTGGTCTGGGTGCCGGTGCTGGCAATACGCCGATGGAAGTGCTGATCGCCGTGTGCAGCCTGATGGGTATCGAAACGGGCGTTGATGTCGCCAAGATCACCGACGTCGCCGAAGACCTCGTCGTGCCGATGATGGACTTCCCGATCCGTATCGACCGTGATGCCCTGACCCTCGGCTATGCCGGCGTCTATGGCTCCTTCCTGTTGTTCGCCAAGCGGGCCTCCGTCAAGTACGGCGTGCCGGCCCGCGACATCCTGGTCGAACTGGGCCGTCGCGGCATGGTTGGCGGGCAGGAAGACATGATTGAAGACACTGCCATGAGCATGGCGCGTGAAAGAGGACTGCTGAAATGA
- a CDS encoding acetaldehyde dehydrogenase (acetylating): MTQKIKCALIGPGNIGTDLLYKLKRSPFLDPVWMIGIDPESEGLKRAAEMGLKTCSTGVDGFLPHVLADNVQIAFDATSAYVHAENSRKLNALGVLMIDLTPAAIGPYCVPPVNLIEHVGKREMNVNMVTCGGQATIPMVAAVSRVQSVAYGEIVATVSSKSAGPGTRKNIDEFTRTTAGAVEKVGGAKKGKAIIIINPAEPPLVMRDTVHCLTETEPDQAKITESIHAMIKEVQKYVPGYRLVNGPVFDGKRVSVYMEVTGLGDFLPTYAGNLDIMTAAGARTAEMFAEEMIKGTLKLEPVVA, from the coding sequence ATGACCCAAAAAATCAAATGCGCCCTGATCGGCCCAGGCAATATCGGGACCGACCTGCTCTACAAGTTGAAGCGCAGCCCCTTCCTTGACCCGGTCTGGATGATCGGTATCGACCCGGAATCCGAAGGCCTCAAGCGTGCCGCCGAGATGGGCCTGAAGACCTGTTCGACCGGTGTCGACGGCTTCCTGCCGCACGTTCTCGCCGACAACGTGCAGATCGCCTTCGACGCGACTTCCGCCTACGTCCATGCCGAGAACAGCCGCAAGCTGAACGCCCTGGGCGTCCTCATGATCGACCTGACGCCGGCCGCCATCGGCCCCTACTGCGTGCCGCCGGTCAATCTCATCGAACACGTTGGCAAGCGTGAAATGAACGTCAACATGGTCACCTGCGGTGGCCAGGCCACCATTCCGATGGTCGCTGCGGTTTCCCGCGTCCAGTCGGTCGCCTACGGCGAAATCGTCGCCACGGTGTCTTCCAAGTCTGCCGGTCCCGGTACCCGCAAGAACATCGACGAATTCACCCGCACCACCGCCGGTGCGGTTGAGAAGGTCGGGGGCGCCAAGAAGGGCAAGGCCATCATCATCATCAACCCGGCCGAACCGCCGCTCGTCATGCGCGACACCGTACATTGCCTGACCGAGACCGAACCCGACCAGGCCAAGATCACCGAATCGATCCACGCCATGATCAAGGAAGTCCAGAAGTACGTGCCGGGCTACCGCCTGGTCAATGGCCCGGTCTTTGATGGCAAGCGTGTCTCGGTTTACATGGAAGTCACGGGTCTGGGCGACTTCCTGCCGACCTACGCCGGCAACCTCGACATCATGACTGCCGCTGGTGCGCGCACCGCCGAGATGTTCGCCGAAGAAATGATCAAGGGCACGCTCAAGCTTGAGCCCGTCGTCGCCTAA
- a CDS encoding SDR family NAD(P)-dependent oxidoreductase, which yields MDLQISGKRALVSGSTKGIGFAIACELAREGAQVVINGRTVSAVADAVARLKAAIPAAEVQGIAADLATAEGCQSLFAACPQADILVNNLGIFDPVPFEAIADSEWQRFFDVNVMSGVRLARHYLPAMKVANWGRIVFISSESGINTPGEMVHYGMTKSAQLAVSRGLAQSCAGTGVTVNAVLPGPTRSEGVADFFGKLAADSGISLDEMERRFFAEGRPSSILKRMIDPAEVAALVAYVCSARAAATTGAALRVEGGIVSTIC from the coding sequence ATGGACCTGCAAATTTCCGGCAAGCGCGCCCTGGTCAGCGGTTCGACCAAGGGTATCGGCTTCGCCATCGCCTGCGAACTGGCCCGTGAAGGTGCTCAGGTCGTGATCAACGGCCGTACAGTGTCAGCCGTGGCAGATGCTGTGGCTCGCCTCAAGGCGGCCATTCCTGCAGCCGAGGTGCAAGGCATCGCCGCCGATCTGGCGACGGCTGAAGGTTGCCAGAGTTTGTTTGCCGCCTGTCCGCAGGCCGACATCCTGGTCAACAATCTGGGGATTTTCGACCCCGTGCCTTTCGAGGCGATTGCCGACAGCGAGTGGCAACGTTTCTTTGACGTCAATGTGATGAGCGGTGTCCGACTGGCCCGTCATTATCTGCCGGCGATGAAGGTCGCCAACTGGGGGCGCATCGTTTTCATCTCCAGCGAGTCCGGTATCAACACGCCGGGCGAGATGGTTCATTACGGCATGACCAAGTCGGCCCAACTGGCTGTCTCCCGCGGTCTGGCCCAGAGCTGCGCCGGTACCGGTGTCACGGTCAATGCCGTGCTGCCCGGCCCGACCCGTTCGGAAGGTGTCGCTGATTTCTTTGGCAAGCTGGCTGCCGATTCCGGCATCAGCCTCGATGAAATGGAGCGCCGCTTCTTCGCCGAGGGCCGCCCGAGTTCCATTCTCAAACGCATGATCGATCCGGCCGAAGTCGCCGCGCTCGTCGCCTACGTCTGCAGCGCCAGAGCGGCGGCAACGACGGGCGCCGCGCTGCGCGTCGAGGGCGGGATTGTCTCCACCATCTGCTGA
- the dmpE gene encoding 2-oxopent-4-enoate hydratase gives MEQSQITQLGDELYEALVAGKTVSPLTSRGFDITIEDAYHIQQQMLSRRLAKGERVIGKKIGVTSKPVMNLLGVHQPDFGYLLDGMVYNEGESIEMSTLIQPKAEGEIAFLLKKDLQGPGVTAADVLAATEGVMACFEIVDSRITDWKIKIQDTVADNASCGVFVLGDQLVDINDIDLGLCGMVLEKNGEIVVTGAGAATMGHPVNAMVWLTNTLGKLGIALKAGDIVLSGAMGAMVPVVKGDNLRMTIGGLGGCSVRFV, from the coding sequence ATGGAACAATCGCAAATCACCCAACTCGGCGACGAACTCTACGAAGCCCTGGTGGCCGGCAAGACGGTCAGCCCGCTGACCTCGCGCGGCTTCGATATCACCATCGAGGATGCCTATCATATCCAGCAGCAGATGCTGTCGCGTCGGCTGGCCAAGGGTGAGCGCGTCATCGGCAAGAAGATCGGCGTCACCAGCAAGCCGGTCATGAACCTGCTCGGCGTGCATCAGCCGGACTTCGGCTACCTGCTCGACGGCATGGTTTACAACGAGGGCGAATCCATCGAGATGAGCACCCTGATCCAGCCGAAAGCCGAAGGTGAAATCGCCTTCCTGCTCAAGAAGGATCTGCAAGGCCCGGGCGTTACCGCTGCCGATGTGCTGGCCGCAACCGAAGGTGTCATGGCCTGTTTCGAGATCGTCGATTCGCGCATCACCGACTGGAAAATCAAGATCCAGGACACCGTCGCCGACAACGCTTCCTGCGGTGTCTTCGTCCTGGGCGATCAACTCGTCGATATCAATGACATCGACCTTGGCCTGTGCGGCATGGTCCTTGAGAAGAATGGCGAAATCGTCGTCACCGGCGCCGGTGCGGCGACCATGGGTCATCCGGTCAATGCCATGGTCTGGTTGACAAACACCCTGGGCAAGCTGGGCATTGCGCTCAAGGCTGGCGACATCGTGTTGTCCGGTGCGATGGGCGCCATGGTCCCTGTCGTCAAGGGCGACAACCTGCGCATGACCATCGGTGGCCTCGGTGGCTGCTCGGTGCGTTTCGTTTAA
- a CDS encoding alpha/beta fold hydrolase encodes MSATSPEIGRRIVAGGIDTNYHDVGAVSGNDLPVLLVHGSGPGVTAWANWRLVLPELGKTRRAIAPDMVGFGYTERPAGIEYGVDGWVNHAVGLLDALGIEQTDLIGNSFGGAIALALAIRHPQRVRKLVLMGSVGVPFEITPELDAVWGYEPSLAAMRSLLDIFAHDRSLVNDELAELRYQASIRPGFQESFSAMFPAPRQRWVDAMASAEADIKAIKHPTLVIHGRDDRVIPLANSLTLNRWIEDSQLHVFGRCGHWVQIEHNRDFNLLVSNFLAG; translated from the coding sequence ATGTCGGCAACTTCTCCCGAAATCGGCCGCCGCATTGTGGCGGGCGGTATCGATACCAACTATCACGATGTCGGTGCCGTATCTGGCAATGATCTGCCGGTACTGCTCGTCCACGGCTCCGGGCCGGGCGTCACGGCATGGGCCAACTGGCGTCTGGTCCTGCCCGAACTGGGCAAGACCCGGCGGGCGATTGCCCCCGACATGGTTGGCTTTGGCTACACCGAGCGGCCGGCCGGTATTGAGTACGGTGTCGATGGCTGGGTAAACCACGCCGTCGGCCTGCTCGATGCGCTGGGTATCGAACAGACCGACCTCATCGGTAATTCCTTCGGCGGGGCCATCGCTCTGGCCCTGGCCATCCGCCACCCGCAGCGCGTGCGCAAGCTGGTGCTGATGGGCAGCGTCGGCGTGCCGTTTGAAATTACGCCGGAACTCGATGCGGTGTGGGGTTATGAGCCGTCGCTGGCGGCCATGCGCAGCCTGCTCGACATCTTCGCCCACGATCGCAGCCTGGTGAATGACGAACTCGCCGAGTTGCGCTATCAGGCCAGCATCCGTCCCGGTTTCCAGGAGTCCTTCTCGGCCATGTTCCCCGCCCCGCGCCAGCGCTGGGTGGATGCCATGGCCAGTGCCGAGGCGGACATCAAGGCGATCAAGCACCCGACCCTGGTCATCCACGGCCGCGACGACCGGGTCATCCCGCTCGCCAATTCGCTGACGCTTAATCGCTGGATCGAGGACTCGCAGCTGCATGTCTTCGGGCGCTGCGGGCACTGGGTCCAGATTGAACACAACCGCGATTTCAACTTGCTGGTCAGCAATTTTCTGGCCGGATAA
- a CDS encoding 2-hydroxymuconic semialdehyde dehydrogenase, with product MKQILNFINGEFVATAKQFEKRTPLDNSIIGMVHEAGKAEVDAAVQAAHDALKGPWGKMTVVERTDILNKVADEITRRFDEFLEAECADTGKPKSLASHIDIPRGAANFKIFADVIKNAPTEFFEMATPDGKGALNYAIRRPVGVVGVVCPWNLPLLLMTWKVGPALACGNTVVVKPSEETPSTATLLGEVMNACGVPKGVYNVVHGFGPNSAGEFLTTNQKVNAITFTGETRTGEIINKAAAHGSRPVSLEMGGKNPGIVFADADLDVAIEATLRSCFANCGQVCLGTERVYVERPIFEEFVARMKVGTEKLKLGVPSDPATNMGPLVSQEHRDKVLSYYKKAVDEGATVVTGGGIPQMPGDLANGAWVQPTIWTGLDDNATVVREEIFGPCTTIMPFDSEDEVIARANNTTYGLAASVFTQNINRAHRVAAQMEVGLVWVNSWFLRDLRTPFGGAKQSGIGREGGVHSLEFYTELKNVCIKL from the coding sequence ATGAAACAGATCCTAAATTTCATCAACGGCGAATTCGTCGCCACTGCCAAGCAGTTCGAAAAGCGCACGCCGCTCGATAACTCGATCATCGGCATGGTCCATGAAGCCGGCAAGGCAGAAGTTGATGCCGCCGTCCAGGCTGCCCACGACGCCCTGAAGGGGCCGTGGGGCAAGATGACCGTGGTCGAGCGCACCGACATCCTCAACAAGGTGGCCGACGAGATCACGCGCCGCTTCGATGAGTTCCTCGAAGCCGAATGTGCCGATACCGGCAAGCCGAAGAGCCTCGCCTCGCACATCGACATCCCGCGCGGTGCTGCCAACTTCAAGATTTTCGCCGACGTCATCAAGAATGCACCGACCGAATTCTTCGAAATGGCCACGCCGGATGGCAAGGGTGCGCTGAACTACGCGATCCGCCGCCCGGTCGGTGTCGTCGGTGTGGTTTGTCCGTGGAACCTGCCGCTCCTGCTCATGACCTGGAAGGTCGGCCCGGCCCTGGCATGCGGCAACACGGTTGTCGTCAAGCCGTCGGAAGAAACGCCGTCCACCGCTACGCTACTCGGCGAAGTGATGAATGCCTGTGGCGTGCCCAAGGGCGTCTATAACGTCGTGCATGGTTTCGGCCCGAATTCGGCTGGTGAATTTCTCACCACCAATCAGAAGGTCAATGCCATCACCTTCACCGGTGAAACGCGTACCGGCGAAATCATTAACAAGGCTGCGGCTCATGGTTCGCGTCCGGTGTCGCTGGAAATGGGCGGCAAGAATCCGGGCATCGTCTTTGCCGACGCCGACCTCGATGTCGCCATCGAAGCCACTCTGCGTTCCTGTTTCGCCAATTGCGGCCAGGTCTGCCTGGGTACCGAGCGCGTCTATGTCGAGCGCCCGATTTTTGAAGAATTCGTCGCCCGCATGAAAGTCGGCACCGAGAAGCTCAAGCTCGGTGTGCCGAGCGACCCGGCCACCAATATGGGACCGCTGGTCAGCCAGGAACATCGCGACAAGGTGCTGTCGTATTACAAGAAGGCCGTCGATGAAGGCGCCACCGTTGTCACCGGCGGCGGTATTCCCCAGATGCCGGGCGATCTCGCTAATGGTGCCTGGGTTCAGCCGACCATCTGGACGGGTCTGGATGACAACGCCACGGTTGTTCGGGAAGAAATCTTCGGGCCGTGCACGACCATCATGCCTTTCGATAGCGAAGACGAAGTCATCGCTCGCGCCAACAACACGACCTACGGTCTGGCCGCCTCGGTGTTCACCCAGAACATCAACCGCGCCCACCGTGTCGCGGCGCAGATGGAAGTCGGTCTGGTCTGGGTCAACAGCTGGTTCCTGCGTGATCTGCGTACCCCCTTCGGCGGTGCCAAGCAGTCCGGTATCGGCCGCGAAGGTGGCGTTCATTCACTTGAGTTCTACACCGAACTCAAGAACGTCTGTATCAAGCTGTAA
- a CDS encoding heme-binding protein — MQVATTIPGISAEAAAAACAAAVAHATAQGWKINVAVVDRGGNLMAFLRMPGAFIHSIDLAIDKAYTSASFGFPTKAWMGAIGHDEGMKLGFAAQPRLIVFGGGLPVGKGDWLGGIGVSGASEAEDEECARAGLAAIGLA, encoded by the coding sequence ATGCAGGTTGCCACCACGATCCCCGGTATTTCAGCCGAGGCGGCTGCGGCCGCCTGTGCAGCGGCGGTGGCGCATGCCACCGCTCAGGGCTGGAAGATCAATGTCGCCGTGGTCGATCGCGGCGGCAATCTCATGGCCTTCCTGCGCATGCCCGGGGCCTTCATCCATTCCATCGATCTTGCCATCGACAAAGCCTACACCTCGGCCAGCTTTGGCTTTCCGACCAAGGCGTGGATGGGGGCGATTGGTCACGATGAAGGCATGAAGCTGGGCTTTGCTGCCCAGCCCCGCCTCATTGTCTTTGGTGGCGGTTTGCCGGTGGGCAAGGGTGACTGGCTGGGTGGCATCGGTGTTTCCGGTGCCTCCGAAGCCGAAGATGAAGAATGCGCGCGGGCCGGCCTGGCGGCTATTGGTCTGGCTTGA